From Amycolatopsis sp. YIM 10, the proteins below share one genomic window:
- a CDS encoding TetR/AcrR family transcriptional regulator, whose amino-acid sequence MAEARSRRRGEHLEQAIFEAVWAELLDVGYAKLTMEAVAARAGTSKPVLYRRWAGRAELVLAAWRHRLPVSFELPDTGTLSGDLKELLGRSLCRFEDFSPDLLAGLTTETFRDPEVFALLRKQIAKAAPGQAFEALIRRAVERGELAEPRLSPRVLALPLDLIRADAVLYGRQLTEVRVAEIVDDIFLPLLRGLAA is encoded by the coding sequence TTGGCAGAGGCGCGGTCTCGCCGCCGAGGCGAACACCTCGAACAGGCGATCTTCGAAGCCGTGTGGGCGGAACTGCTCGACGTCGGCTACGCGAAGCTCACCATGGAGGCGGTCGCCGCGCGGGCCGGGACCAGCAAGCCGGTGCTGTACCGGCGGTGGGCCGGCCGGGCCGAACTGGTGCTGGCCGCCTGGCGGCACCGGCTCCCGGTGTCTTTCGAGCTGCCGGACACCGGGACGCTCTCCGGTGACCTGAAGGAACTGCTCGGCCGGTCCCTGTGCCGGTTCGAGGACTTCTCGCCGGACCTGCTGGCCGGGCTGACCACCGAGACCTTCCGTGATCCGGAGGTGTTCGCCCTGCTGCGCAAGCAGATCGCGAAGGCCGCGCCGGGACAGGCGTTCGAGGCGCTGATCCGGCGGGCGGTCGAGCGCGGTGAACTCGCCGAGCCGCGGCTGAGCCCGCGGGTGCTGGCGCTGCCGCTGGACCTGATCCGCGCCGACGCGGTGCTCTACGGCAGGCAGCTGACCGAGGTCCGCGTCGCCGAAATCGTCGACGACATCTTCCTCCCGTTGTTGCGCGGCCTCGCCGCTTAG